A genome region from Nitrospira sp. includes the following:
- the trpB gene encoding tryptophan synthase subunit beta, with amino-acid sequence MAIPDRHGRFGPYGGRYVPETLMPALLELEEVYQRTRREKGFQAELRHYLKEYVGRPTPLYFAQRLTKRLGGAKIYLKREDLCHTGAHKINNAIGQALLAKRMKKPRLIAETGAGQHGVATATVAAMFGLECEIYMGTEDMQRQALNVFRMRLLGSTVTGVDAGSRTLKDAISEAMRDWTTNVRTTHYVLGSVLGAHPYPMMIRDFQSVIGREARKQILAAEGRLPDCLIACVGGGSNAMGLFHAFVQDKKVRMVGVEAGGLGVESGKHAARFAGGRPGVLQGTMTYLLQDENGQVNLTHSVSAGLDYAAVGPEHSYYKETNRAQYTSVTDDEALAAFDLLAREEGIMPALESAHAIAEVVKCAPTMKKSQVLIVNLSGRGDKDVQQVARIKGVTL; translated from the coding sequence ATGGCGATACCAGATCGACATGGGCGGTTCGGCCCCTACGGCGGACGATATGTTCCCGAGACCCTGATGCCCGCGCTGCTGGAGTTGGAAGAGGTCTATCAGCGCACGCGTCGGGAGAAGGGATTTCAAGCCGAACTCAGGCATTATTTGAAAGAGTATGTCGGGCGGCCGACGCCCCTATACTTTGCGCAGCGACTCACAAAGCGGTTGGGCGGCGCGAAGATTTATCTGAAACGTGAAGACCTGTGTCATACCGGTGCCCATAAGATCAACAATGCGATCGGGCAGGCGCTTCTGGCGAAACGCATGAAAAAACCTCGCCTCATTGCGGAGACCGGCGCGGGCCAGCATGGAGTGGCGACGGCCACGGTGGCCGCGATGTTCGGTCTCGAATGCGAGATCTACATGGGCACGGAAGATATGCAGCGGCAGGCGCTGAACGTGTTCCGCATGCGACTCCTTGGTTCGACGGTCACCGGCGTGGATGCCGGCAGCCGCACATTGAAGGATGCCATCAGCGAAGCGATGCGGGATTGGACGACGAATGTGCGGACCACGCACTACGTGTTGGGGTCGGTCCTGGGCGCGCATCCGTACCCGATGATGATCCGAGATTTTCAATCTGTGATCGGACGTGAAGCCCGGAAGCAAATCCTTGCGGCGGAAGGTCGCCTTCCCGATTGTCTGATCGCCTGTGTCGGCGGCGGCAGCAACGCGATGGGGTTGTTTCACGCCTTCGTCCAAGATAAGAAAGTCAGAATGGTCGGGGTGGAAGCCGGCGGGTTGGGTGTTGAGAGCGGCAAACATGCGGCCCGATTCGCAGGCGGTCGACCCGGCGTGCTTCAAGGGACCATGACCTATCTGTTGCAGGATGAGAACGGCCAGGTGAATCTCACCCATTCCGTCTCAGCTGGTTTGGACTATGCGGCGGTGGGGCCGGAGCACAGCTACTATAAGGAAACCAACCGCGCCCAATATACGTCGGTCACGGATGACGAAGCCTTAGCGGCATTCGATCTGCTCGCACGGGAGGAGGGGATCATGCCTGCGTTGGAAAGTGCCCACGCCATTGCCGAGGTGGTGAAGTGTGCGCCCACCATGAAGAAGAGCCAGGTCCTGATCGTGAACCTGTCTGGGCGGGGTGATAAGGATGTGCAGCAGGTGGCGAGAATCAAAGGCGTGACGCTGTAA
- a CDS encoding phosphoribosylanthranilate isomerase encodes MAVKVKICGLTNAEDAAVAVEAGADAVGFVFHKKSPRCADMAVVKAIVKELPPFVLPIGVFVNEDAKVVRDVMDSCGLALAQLHGDETAAYCEQLGRPMLKAIRLRDRHSFLALAEFQGRAGVRGFLVDAFSPDAYGGTGQVADWSLAAEAAAVTRILLAGGLTPENVAQAIEQVRPYGVDVSSGVEASPGRKDHAKVRAFVQAVRLVSR; translated from the coding sequence ATGGCGGTGAAGGTCAAAATCTGCGGTCTGACGAATGCCGAGGATGCGGCGGTGGCAGTGGAAGCCGGCGCGGACGCGGTGGGGTTTGTGTTTCATAAGAAGAGCCCTCGTTGCGCGGACATGGCGGTGGTGAAGGCCATCGTGAAGGAGCTACCCCCGTTTGTGTTGCCGATCGGAGTGTTCGTGAATGAAGATGCGAAAGTGGTGCGCGATGTGATGGACAGCTGTGGCCTGGCTCTTGCGCAACTCCATGGCGATGAGACTGCGGCCTATTGTGAGCAGCTGGGGCGACCCATGCTGAAGGCGATTCGTCTCCGGGATCGGCACTCGTTTCTGGCCTTGGCTGAGTTTCAAGGCCGCGCCGGCGTGCGGGGATTTCTGGTGGATGCGTTTTCGCCAGACGCCTATGGCGGGACCGGCCAGGTGGCCGATTGGTCGCTGGCCGCCGAAGCGGCAGCGGTGACACGTATCCTCCTGGCCGGAGGGTTGACGCCGGAGAATGTCGCGCAGGCCATCGAGCAGGTGCGGCCATATGGCGTCGATGTCAGCAGCGGAGTCGAGGCCTCGCCGGGTCGGAAGGATCATGCGAAGGTCCGGGCTTTTGTGCAGGCCGTCAGGCTTGTCTCCCGCTAG
- the trpC gene encoding indole-3-glycerol phosphate synthase TrpC — protein MILDRILEHKRAEIRHKNSRGYLADLKTKIRDAGPTLGFAVNLDARRTPTRPALIAEVKKASPSLGLLRPEFEQRFEPVAIAEAYREHGAAAVSVLTDKDFFQGSLEYLAEVKRNVGLPALNKEFMVADIQFYEARAYGADAVLLIVAGLEKRQLIDFSALAKELSLDVLVETHHERELDTVLEWLPDVRMIGINNRDLKTFSTDLGVTLRLAKRIPGDKLIVSESGIHKREDVTRLVEAGVHAMLIGESLIRAQDIGVKIRELLGDESNKEKP, from the coding sequence GTGATTCTCGATCGTATTCTCGAACATAAAAGGGCAGAAATTCGCCACAAGAACAGCCGCGGGTACCTCGCGGATCTGAAGACTAAAATTCGCGACGCCGGTCCGACGCTGGGGTTTGCGGTGAACCTCGACGCGCGACGAACACCGACCAGGCCCGCACTGATCGCGGAGGTCAAGAAGGCCTCACCGAGCTTGGGCCTGTTGCGCCCCGAGTTTGAACAGCGGTTTGAGCCGGTGGCCATCGCCGAAGCCTATCGGGAGCATGGGGCCGCGGCTGTCTCCGTGCTGACGGATAAGGATTTTTTTCAGGGCAGCCTGGAGTATCTCGCTGAGGTGAAACGGAACGTCGGCCTGCCTGCGCTGAATAAAGAATTCATGGTGGCGGACATTCAATTTTACGAAGCCCGGGCCTATGGCGCCGATGCGGTCTTGTTGATTGTGGCCGGTCTGGAGAAACGCCAACTGATCGACTTTTCGGCCCTGGCGAAAGAGTTGTCGCTCGATGTGCTGGTGGAGACGCACCATGAGCGAGAACTCGATACCGTGTTGGAATGGCTCCCGGATGTGCGGATGATCGGCATCAACAATCGTGACCTCAAGACCTTCTCGACGGACCTGGGCGTGACCCTACGATTGGCGAAGCGCATTCCCGGTGACAAGCTGATCGTGAGCGAAAGCGGGATTCACAAGCGGGAGGATGTCACGCGGTTGGTGGAGGCCGGCGTTCATGCCATGCTGATCGGCGAGTCATTGATCCGAGCGCAGGATATTGGCGTGAAGATTCGGGAGTTGCTGGGTGATGAATCCAACAAGGAGAAGCCATGA